Proteins encoded by one window of Rutidosis leptorrhynchoides isolate AG116_Rl617_1_P2 chromosome 7, CSIRO_AGI_Rlap_v1, whole genome shotgun sequence:
- the LOC139857734 gene encoding U-box domain-containing protein 11-like isoform X1 — protein sequence MADDDTTAVIAGIQSLLRLVRDIARTSVTGSFKRDCTNLSRRVALLSHLLEEIRDFEGEFRSSASSSSSNCSLSELMAALKAAKSLILSAGSFNHNISPDGAAQKIAFQFHCITWKLEKALASLPYDEFNISEEVKEQVDLVRDQLKRASERYGGSQDMISLSYGLSSESLAKDSDSSQTLNIDHHHVESKAGDTQSDTLSDDQDENVDQSTNALSEESSLSKPTNAVNSPEDNKKGCSPVIPDDFLCPISLELIRDPVIVSTGQTYDRLYIQRWINGGNKTCPKTRQKLQNLTLTPNYVLRSLITQWCTNHNVDHPSLLLTNRRLKRSDGSFLDVSQDIDLIEAIVHNLTSQSTEERRAAASEVRSLSKRSTDNRILIAEAGAIPVLVDLLTSEDSTTQQHAVTSILNLSIYENNRELIMLANAVPSIVQVLKTGSMQTRENAAATLFSLSLSDENKIIIGASGAIPLLVDLLENGSRRGKNDAATALFNLCIYQGNKGKAVRAGIISALLRMLTDLSGVMVDEALTILSILASHQEAKAAMVRACVIPNIVDHMVNGNSRNKENATSILLSLCKRDDDNLGFISRLGALPPLMELAKNGTERAKRKANSLLGYLQRFQQQIVHDVLTE from the exons ATGGCCGACGATGATACTACAGCTGTTATTGCAGGAATACAGTCTCTTCTCCGTTTAGTCCGCGACATAGCTCGGACCTCCGTCACCGGAAGTTTCAAGAGAGACTGCACTaatctttccagaagagttgcttTATTATCTCATTTATTGGAAGAAATTCGAGATTTTGAAGGTGAATTTAGGTCTTCGGCTTCTTCTTCATCCTCAAATTGTTCGTTATCGGAGCTAATGGCAGCTCTTAAAGCTGCTAAAAGCCTGATTTTATCTGCAGGAAGCTTTAATCACAATATATCTCCT GATGGAGCAGCTCAGAAAATTGCGTTTCAATTTCATTGTATTACATGGAAACTGGAAAAAGCATTAGCCAGTTTGCCGTATGATGAGTTCAACATATCGGAGGAAGTGAAAGAACAA GTTGATTTAGTAAGAGACCAGTTGAAAAGAGCTTCAGAACGATATGGTGGATCGCAAGATATGATTAGTCTTTCGTACGGCTTATCATCTGAGTCATTGGCAAAAGACTCTGATTCTAGTCAGACACTCAACATTGATCATCATCATGTTGAATCGAAAGCCGGAGACACTCAAAGTGACACTCTTTCAGATGATCAAGATGAAAATGTTGATCAGTCTACGAATGCGTTGTCTGAGGAATCATCACTGTCGAAACCGACTAATGCAGTGAACAGTCCAGAGGATAACAAGAAGGGTTGTTCACCTGTGATTCCAGATGACTTCCTGTGCCCGATTTCATTAGAGCTCATCAGAGATCCTGTTATTGTGTCCACTGGACAG ACTTATGACAGATTATACATACAAAGATGGATCAATGGTGGCAATAAAACATGCCCAAAAACTCGTCAGAAACTTCAAAATCTCACCCTTACCCCAAACTACGTCTTGAGAAGTTTAATCACTCAATGGTGTACAAATCACAAtgttgaccacccaagtttactACTAACAAACCGAAGACTAAAAAGGAGTGATGGATCATTTCTTGATGTAAGCCAAGACATTGATCTCATCGAAGCAATTGTTCATAACCTCACAAGCCAATCTACCGAAGAACGTCGAGCAGCCGCCTCTGAAGTACGCTCGTTATCTAAAAGGAGCACAGATAACCGAATACTCATTGCAGAAGCAGGTGCAATTCCAGTTCTTGTTGATTTATTAACATCTGAAGATAGCACTACACAACAACACGCGGTGACTTCAATTCTCAACCTTTCAATATACGAAAACAATCGAGAACTCATAATGCTTGCAAATGCAGTACCTTCAATAGTACAAGTTCTTAAAACAGGAAGTATGCAAACGCGAGAAAATGCAGCAGCTACCCTTTTTAGCTTATCACTTTCTGATGAAAACAAGATCATAATCGGTGCGTCAGGTGCAATTCCACTTTTGGTTGATCTTCTTGAAAATGGAAGCAGAAGAGGGAAAAACGATGCTGCTACAGCTTTATTTAATCTGTGTATTTATCAAGGAAACAAAGGGAAGGCGGTTAGGGCTGGGATTATTTCAGCATTACTCAGAATGTTGACTGATTTGAGTGGTGTAATGGTTGATGAAGCGTTGACTATACTTTCGATTCTTGCGAGTCACCAAGAAGCTAAAGCTGCTATGGTGAGAGCTTGTGTTATACCAAATATAGTTGATCATATGGTTAATGGGAAttcaagaaataaagaaaatgccaCGTCGATTTTGCTTTCTTTGTGCAAAAGAGATGATGATAATCTTGGTTTTATAAGCAGACTTGGTGCCTTGCCTCCATTGATGGAGCTTGCAAAGAATGGAACAGAAAGGGCGAAACGAAAGGCTAACTCGCTGTTGGGGTACCTACAAAGGTTTCAACAACAAATTGTACACGACGTTTTGACTGAATAA
- the LOC139857734 gene encoding U-box domain-containing protein 11-like isoform X2, which produces MADDDTTAVIAGIQSLLRLVRDIARTSVTGSFKRDCTNLSRRVALLSHLLEEIRDFEGEFRSSASSSSSNCSLSELMAALKAAKSLILSAGSFNHNISPVDLVRDQLKRASERYGGSQDMISLSYGLSSESLAKDSDSSQTLNIDHHHVESKAGDTQSDTLSDDQDENVDQSTNALSEESSLSKPTNAVNSPEDNKKGCSPVIPDDFLCPISLELIRDPVIVSTGQTYDRLYIQRWINGGNKTCPKTRQKLQNLTLTPNYVLRSLITQWCTNHNVDHPSLLLTNRRLKRSDGSFLDVSQDIDLIEAIVHNLTSQSTEERRAAASEVRSLSKRSTDNRILIAEAGAIPVLVDLLTSEDSTTQQHAVTSILNLSIYENNRELIMLANAVPSIVQVLKTGSMQTRENAAATLFSLSLSDENKIIIGASGAIPLLVDLLENGSRRGKNDAATALFNLCIYQGNKGKAVRAGIISALLRMLTDLSGVMVDEALTILSILASHQEAKAAMVRACVIPNIVDHMVNGNSRNKENATSILLSLCKRDDDNLGFISRLGALPPLMELAKNGTERAKRKANSLLGYLQRFQQQIVHDVLTE; this is translated from the exons ATGGCCGACGATGATACTACAGCTGTTATTGCAGGAATACAGTCTCTTCTCCGTTTAGTCCGCGACATAGCTCGGACCTCCGTCACCGGAAGTTTCAAGAGAGACTGCACTaatctttccagaagagttgcttTATTATCTCATTTATTGGAAGAAATTCGAGATTTTGAAGGTGAATTTAGGTCTTCGGCTTCTTCTTCATCCTCAAATTGTTCGTTATCGGAGCTAATGGCAGCTCTTAAAGCTGCTAAAAGCCTGATTTTATCTGCAGGAAGCTTTAATCACAATATATCTCCT GTTGATTTAGTAAGAGACCAGTTGAAAAGAGCTTCAGAACGATATGGTGGATCGCAAGATATGATTAGTCTTTCGTACGGCTTATCATCTGAGTCATTGGCAAAAGACTCTGATTCTAGTCAGACACTCAACATTGATCATCATCATGTTGAATCGAAAGCCGGAGACACTCAAAGTGACACTCTTTCAGATGATCAAGATGAAAATGTTGATCAGTCTACGAATGCGTTGTCTGAGGAATCATCACTGTCGAAACCGACTAATGCAGTGAACAGTCCAGAGGATAACAAGAAGGGTTGTTCACCTGTGATTCCAGATGACTTCCTGTGCCCGATTTCATTAGAGCTCATCAGAGATCCTGTTATTGTGTCCACTGGACAG ACTTATGACAGATTATACATACAAAGATGGATCAATGGTGGCAATAAAACATGCCCAAAAACTCGTCAGAAACTTCAAAATCTCACCCTTACCCCAAACTACGTCTTGAGAAGTTTAATCACTCAATGGTGTACAAATCACAAtgttgaccacccaagtttactACTAACAAACCGAAGACTAAAAAGGAGTGATGGATCATTTCTTGATGTAAGCCAAGACATTGATCTCATCGAAGCAATTGTTCATAACCTCACAAGCCAATCTACCGAAGAACGTCGAGCAGCCGCCTCTGAAGTACGCTCGTTATCTAAAAGGAGCACAGATAACCGAATACTCATTGCAGAAGCAGGTGCAATTCCAGTTCTTGTTGATTTATTAACATCTGAAGATAGCACTACACAACAACACGCGGTGACTTCAATTCTCAACCTTTCAATATACGAAAACAATCGAGAACTCATAATGCTTGCAAATGCAGTACCTTCAATAGTACAAGTTCTTAAAACAGGAAGTATGCAAACGCGAGAAAATGCAGCAGCTACCCTTTTTAGCTTATCACTTTCTGATGAAAACAAGATCATAATCGGTGCGTCAGGTGCAATTCCACTTTTGGTTGATCTTCTTGAAAATGGAAGCAGAAGAGGGAAAAACGATGCTGCTACAGCTTTATTTAATCTGTGTATTTATCAAGGAAACAAAGGGAAGGCGGTTAGGGCTGGGATTATTTCAGCATTACTCAGAATGTTGACTGATTTGAGTGGTGTAATGGTTGATGAAGCGTTGACTATACTTTCGATTCTTGCGAGTCACCAAGAAGCTAAAGCTGCTATGGTGAGAGCTTGTGTTATACCAAATATAGTTGATCATATGGTTAATGGGAAttcaagaaataaagaaaatgccaCGTCGATTTTGCTTTCTTTGTGCAAAAGAGATGATGATAATCTTGGTTTTATAAGCAGACTTGGTGCCTTGCCTCCATTGATGGAGCTTGCAAAGAATGGAACAGAAAGGGCGAAACGAAAGGCTAACTCGCTGTTGGGGTACCTACAAAGGTTTCAACAACAAATTGTACACGACGTTTTGACTGAATAA